One window of Buchnera aphidicola (Rhopalosiphum padi) genomic DNA carries:
- the dnaX gene encoding DNA polymerase III subunit gamma/tau, which translates to MNYQILARKWRPQSFKEIIGQKYIVKAISNGFSLKKIHHAWLLSGTRGVGKTTIARLIAKSLNCKIGITPFPCRKCTICQEIEKGICLDFIEIDAASRTKVEEIREILDNIYYSPSKSRFKIYLIDEVHMLSRHSFNALLKTLEEPPEHIKFILATTNVEKIPKTIISRCLHFKLNILSEEDIFNFIKYILEKENYNFDEEALKIITYYANGSMRDALNLLEHAIHLSKNNINLKNTTEMLGIPNKKNAFLLTKFLLEKDSKKMMCLLNKISKIGLEWKNVLIEMLRFLHHIAMVKSYPKTWNQIFIKNSENEIKKIAENNSKYNIQLCYKILLNGRKELFFSPNHKIGVEMTLLRAITEIKK; encoded by the coding sequence ATGAATTATCAAATACTAGCAAGAAAATGGCGCCCTCAATCTTTTAAAGAAATAATAGGTCAAAAATATATTGTTAAAGCTATATCTAATGGATTTTCTCTTAAAAAAATTCATCATGCATGGTTATTGTCTGGAACAAGAGGTGTAGGAAAAACTACAATTGCTCGTCTAATTGCTAAAAGCTTAAATTGTAAAATAGGTATTACACCTTTTCCATGCAGAAAATGTACTATTTGTCAAGAAATAGAAAAAGGTATTTGTCTCGATTTTATTGAAATAGATGCTGCTTCACGTACAAAAGTAGAAGAAATTCGAGAAATTTTGGATAATATTTATTACTCTCCTTCTAAAAGTCGTTTTAAAATATATTTAATTGACGAAGTTCACATGCTATCTAGACATAGTTTTAATGCACTTCTTAAAACTCTTGAAGAACCTCCTGAACATATAAAATTTATTTTAGCTACAACAAATGTAGAAAAAATACCTAAAACTATTATATCTCGTTGTTTGCATTTTAAATTAAATATATTGTCTGAAGAAGATATTTTTAATTTTATAAAATATATTTTAGAAAAAGAAAATTATAATTTTGATGAAGAAGCATTAAAAATAATAACTTATTATGCCAATGGAAGCATGAGAGATGCACTAAACTTATTAGAACATGCTATACATTTAAGTAAAAATAATATTAATTTAAAAAACACAACTGAAATGTTAGGTATACCAAACAAAAAAAATGCTTTTTTGTTAACAAAATTTTTGTTAGAAAAAGATTCAAAAAAAATGATGTGTTTATTAAATAAAATAAGTAAGATAGGTTTAGAATGGAAAAATGTTTTAATAGAAATGTTACGTTTTTTACACCATATTGCTATGGTAAAATCTTATCCAAAGACATGGAATCAAATTTTTATAAAAAACAGCGAAAATGAAATTAAAAAAATTGCAGAAAATAACAGCAAATATAATATTCAGTTATGCTATAAAATTCTATTAAACGGTAGAAAAGAATTATTTTTTTCACCTAATCATAAAATAGGAGTAGAAATGACTTTACTCCGAGCCATTACAGAAATAAAAAAATAA
- a CDS encoding YbaB/EbfC family nucleoid-associated protein, with product MFTKGGLGNLMKQAQQMQEKMAKIQEEIAKMEVTGEAGAGLVKVTINGAHNCRRVEVDPSLLKDDKDMLEDLAAAAFNDATRRISEVQKKKMSAISTGMQLPTGFNLPI from the coding sequence ATGTTTACTAAAGGTGGATTAGGAAATCTTATGAAACAAGCTCAACAAATGCAAGAAAAAATGGCCAAGATACAAGAAGAAATAGCTAAAATGGAAGTTACAGGAGAAGCAGGTGCAGGATTAGTAAAAGTAACTATTAATGGAGCGCATAATTGCAGACGTGTAGAAGTAGATCCCAGTTTACTAAAGGATGATAAAGATATGCTAGAAGATTTAGCTGCAGCTGCTTTTAATGATGCAACTAGAAGAATATCTGAAGTTCAAAAGAAAAAGATGTCTGCTATATCTACAGGAATGCAATTGCCTACAGGATTTAACTTACCAATATAA
- the htpG gene encoding molecular chaperone HtpG has protein sequence MNVQKKEVYSFQSEVKQLLHLMIHSLYSNKEIFLRELISNASDAIDKLRFQSISNPELYENDSDVKIQISINKSQKTLIISDNGIGMTRQDVIENLGTIAKSGTKSFIKSLEKKEKNVKNELIGEFGVGFYSSFIVSKKVSVRTRFAGNKSDLGVLWESSGEGEYNVTNVKKKTRGTEITLFLKKEEEEFLELWRIQNIVSKYSDHITVPVQIQKYDEKNKIYFWEKINKAKALWTQNKSSISEKEYQDFYKHLTNDQNDPLFWTHNHVEGTNEYISLLFVPEKAAWDIWNRDNKSGLKLYVKRVYIMDNSQEFLPNYLRFIRGLIDSNNLPLNVSREILQDNSITRNLKKALIKRSLKMLQTLSKKDNKKYQTFWNQFGLVLKEGPAEDSKNLNLITSLLRFTSIKNKSSEQTISLENYISNMHEKQEKIYYITADSYMSAKNSPHLELFNKENIDVLLLSDRIDEWMMNYLTEFEGKKFQSISKEDLSLNKLTKDDENKKETSTEMMEFLKKVKKTLGDKVKSVRLTYRLTETPCIVLSDSNAMSTQMAKLFSAAGQTVPELKYIFEINAEHKLIKKICKIEENKKFDEWIKLLLDQALFAEKGSLENPHKFIARMNKLILEQ, from the coding sequence ATGAATGTACAAAAAAAAGAAGTATATAGTTTTCAATCGGAAGTAAAACAACTATTACATTTAATGATTCATTCTTTATACTCAAATAAAGAAATATTTCTAAGAGAACTAATATCTAACGCATCTGATGCAATAGATAAATTAAGATTTCAATCTATATCAAATCCAGAGTTGTATGAAAATGATAGTGACGTTAAAATTCAAATTTCTATTAATAAATCTCAAAAAACTTTAATTATTAGTGACAATGGTATTGGAATGACACGGCAAGACGTAATTGAAAATTTAGGAACAATTGCTAAATCAGGAACTAAGTCATTTATAAAATCTTTAGAAAAAAAAGAAAAAAATGTAAAAAACGAACTAATTGGAGAATTTGGAGTTGGTTTTTATTCGTCTTTTATAGTATCAAAAAAAGTATCAGTAAGAACTAGATTTGCAGGAAATAAATCTGATCTAGGTGTATTATGGGAATCATCGGGAGAAGGGGAATATAACGTTACTAACGTAAAGAAAAAAACAAGAGGTACTGAAATTACTTTATTTTTAAAAAAAGAAGAAGAAGAATTTTTAGAATTATGGAGAATTCAAAATATAGTTAGTAAATATTCTGATCATATTACTGTACCAGTACAAATACAAAAATATGACGAAAAAAACAAAATATATTTTTGGGAAAAAATTAATAAAGCTAAAGCATTGTGGACACAAAATAAATCCTCTATAAGTGAAAAAGAATATCAAGATTTTTATAAACATCTTACAAATGATCAAAATGATCCACTTTTTTGGACTCATAATCATGTAGAGGGAACTAATGAATATATTAGTTTGTTATTTGTTCCTGAAAAAGCAGCCTGGGATATTTGGAATAGAGATAATAAATCTGGTTTAAAATTGTATGTAAAACGTGTTTATATTATGGATAACTCCCAAGAGTTTCTTCCAAACTACTTAAGATTTATTAGAGGATTAATAGATTCAAACAATTTACCTTTAAATGTTTCTCGAGAAATATTACAAGATAACTCTATTACAAGAAATCTAAAAAAAGCACTAATAAAAAGATCATTAAAAATGCTTCAAACGTTATCAAAAAAAGATAATAAAAAATATCAAACATTTTGGAATCAATTCGGATTAGTTTTAAAAGAAGGACCTGCAGAAGATAGTAAAAATTTAAATTTAATTACCAGTCTTTTGCGCTTTACATCTATTAAAAACAAAAGTTCTGAACAAACTATTTCACTAGAAAATTATATATCTAATATGCATGAGAAACAAGAAAAAATATATTATATTACTGCAGATAGCTATATGTCGGCAAAGAATAGTCCTCATTTAGAATTGTTTAATAAGGAAAATATTGATGTTTTATTACTATCAGATAGAATTGATGAATGGATGATGAATTATCTTACTGAATTTGAAGGAAAGAAATTTCAATCTATCAGTAAAGAAGATTTATCATTAAATAAATTAACAAAAGATGACGAAAATAAAAAAGAAACATCAACAGAAATGATGGAATTTTTAAAAAAAGTAAAAAAAACTTTAGGTGATAAAGTTAAATCAGTACGATTAACATATCGATTAACAGAAACTCCGTGTATTGTATTAAGTGACTCAAATGCAATGAGTACTCAAATGGCAAAACTTTTTAGTGCAGCAGGACAAACTGTTCCAGAATTAAAATATATATTTGAAATTAATGCAGAACATAAATTAATAAAAAAAATATGTAAAATAGAAGAAAATAAAAAATTTGATGAATGGATTAAATTATTGTTAGATCAAGCACTATTTGCTGAAAAAGGAAGTTTAGAAAATCCACATAAATTTATTGCTAGAATGAATAAATTGATTTTAGAACAATAA
- the adk gene encoding adenylate kinase produces the protein MRIILLGAPGTGKGTQAKLIAENYNISKISTGDILRENIQKKNIIGKKINNLLKNGELVPNKIVCNLIGERIQKKDCINGFLLDGFPRTQEQAEYISNLKIKIDYVLELIVPYELILKRICGRRVHTASGRIYNINYNPPKEEGKDDLTQEKLTIREDDKIEIVKKRLETYEENAYLLNQYYSKQKKINYFKIDGKQDIWNIQEKIAMVLKKR, from the coding sequence ATGCGTATTATTTTATTAGGTGCTCCTGGTACGGGAAAAGGAACACAAGCAAAATTGATTGCAGAAAATTATAATATTTCTAAAATATCAACAGGAGATATTTTAAGAGAAAATATTCAAAAAAAAAATATAATTGGTAAAAAAATAAATAATCTTTTAAAGAATGGAGAATTAGTTCCCAATAAAATTGTATGTAATTTAATAGGAGAAAGAATTCAAAAAAAAGATTGTATTAATGGTTTTTTATTAGACGGATTTCCGAGAACACAGGAACAAGCTGAATATATATCAAATCTTAAAATAAAAATTGATTATGTTTTAGAATTAATAGTTCCATATGAATTAATATTAAAAAGAATATGCGGAAGGAGAGTACATACTGCATCTGGAAGAATTTATAACATAAATTATAATCCTCCAAAAGAAGAAGGAAAAGATGATTTAACTCAGGAAAAATTAACTATAAGAGAAGACGATAAGATTGAAATTGTTAAAAAAAGATTAGAAACTTACGAAGAAAATGCTTATTTGTTAAATCAATATTATTCAAAACAAAAAAAAATAAACTATTTTAAAATTGATGGAAAACAAGATATTTGGAATATTCAAGAAAAAATAGCAATGGTTTTAAAAAAAAGATAA
- the folD gene encoding bifunctional methylenetetrahydrofolate dehydrogenase/methenyltetrahydrofolate cyclohydrolase FolD yields MSAIIINGNKIAKKIEIDILKKIEKRKKNKKRIPGLAVILIGKNPASEIYVKRKISACKNIGFISKYWSFPINVSEKEILNLIEKLNNDVNIDGILVQLPIPEKINYYKIFSSIRADKDVDGFHPYNTGSLCQRNPTLRACTPKGIITMLNYKKIKTHGLNAVVIGASNIVGRPMSMELLLAGCTTTVTHRFTRNLENHIKNADLLVVAIGKPNFLHGDLIKEGAIVIDVGINRLKNGSIVGDVDFKSACLKASYITPVPGGVGPMTVISLLENTLEACEKYHDF; encoded by the coding sequence ATGTCAGCAATAATCATAAATGGCAATAAAATTGCAAAAAAAATAGAGATAGATATTTTAAAAAAAATAGAAAAAAGAAAAAAAAATAAAAAAAGAATACCAGGATTAGCAGTAATTTTAATAGGAAAGAATCCTGCTTCCGAGATTTATGTAAAAAGAAAAATATCCGCATGTAAAAATATTGGGTTTATTTCTAAATATTGGAGTTTTCCTATAAATGTTAGTGAAAAAGAAATATTAAATCTTATTGAAAAATTAAATAACGATGTCAATATAGATGGTATTTTAGTACAACTACCTATACCTGAAAAAATAAATTATTATAAAATATTCAGCAGTATAAGAGCTGATAAAGATGTAGATGGTTTTCATCCCTACAATACAGGTTCTTTATGTCAAAGAAATCCTACTTTAAGAGCTTGTACACCTAAGGGGATAATTACAATGTTAAACTATAAAAAAATTAAAACTCATGGATTAAATGCAGTCGTGATTGGAGCTTCTAATATAGTAGGAAGACCTATGAGTATGGAACTATTATTAGCTGGGTGTACAACTACAGTTACACACAGATTTACTAGAAATTTAGAAAATCATATCAAAAATGCTGATCTATTGGTCGTAGCAATTGGAAAACCAAATTTTTTACATGGAGATTTGATAAAAGAAGGTGCTATAGTGATAGACGTAGGTATTAATAGATTAAAAAATGGATCTATAGTAGGTGATGTAGATTTTAAATCAGCATGTCTAAAAGCTTCTTATATTACTCCAGTTCCAGGAGGAGTTGGTCCTATGACAGTTATCTCATTACTTGAAAATACTTTAGAAGCTTGTGAAAAATATCATGATTTTTAA
- the cysS gene encoding cysteine--tRNA ligase, whose translation MLKIFNTATSKKEIFKPIKNKKINLYVCGVTVYDFCHIGHARTFVVFDMIVRYLRLVGFQVKYVRNITDIDDKIILKSLKEKIDINTFTNTMIKEMNKDFSLLGISPPDVEPRVTTHISDIITVIKKLIKSKNAYISDQGDVVFSINSDKLYGTLSGQFLDRLISGTRIAINKTKKNSLDFILWKKYKKEEKFFWDSPWGKGRPGWHIECTAITNVFFKDYIDIHGGGADLLFPHHENEISQSRCLNKKFRVKLWMHSGLVIIKNQKMSKSLGNSFFLKDILIKYEAEVLRFFFLSTHYRHPIYYTEENLKKSQISLKYLYMTLYGTKPVFDPVEGLNFEMDFYKALNDDFNTPQAFSVLFKLARKINYLKKIDLSKSNFFAFRLQKLAGCLGFLLNTSRFFLQKTPFLDKKTIEKIEFLIEKRNFARKSKLWKEADKLRDELTKLNVFLEDFPEKTLWYFKK comes from the coding sequence ATGTTAAAAATTTTTAACACAGCAACATCTAAAAAAGAAATTTTTAAACCTATCAAAAATAAAAAGATTAATTTATATGTTTGTGGAGTTACTGTATATGATTTTTGTCATATCGGTCACGCACGTACTTTTGTTGTTTTTGACATGATAGTACGTTATTTGCGCTTAGTAGGATTTCAAGTAAAATACGTTCGTAATATTACAGATATTGATGATAAAATTATTTTAAAATCATTAAAAGAAAAAATAGATATTAATACTTTTACAAATACTATGATAAAGGAAATGAATAAAGATTTTTCTTTATTAGGTATTTCCCCTCCTGATGTAGAACCTCGTGTTACCACTCATATTAGTGACATAATTACAGTTATTAAAAAACTAATTAAAAGTAAAAACGCATATATTAGTGATCAGGGTGACGTAGTTTTCTCAATAAATAGTGATAAGTTGTATGGGACTTTGTCTGGTCAATTCTTAGATAGATTAATATCTGGAACACGTATTGCAATAAATAAAACAAAAAAAAATTCGTTAGATTTTATACTTTGGAAAAAATATAAAAAAGAAGAAAAATTTTTCTGGGATTCGCCTTGGGGTAAGGGACGTCCTGGTTGGCATATTGAATGTACAGCTATTACTAATGTTTTTTTTAAAGATTACATAGATATTCATGGAGGGGGGGCAGATCTTCTTTTTCCTCATCATGAAAACGAAATATCTCAGTCAAGATGTTTAAACAAAAAATTCCGAGTAAAACTCTGGATGCATTCAGGATTGGTAATAATTAAAAATCAAAAAATGTCTAAATCTTTAGGTAATTCATTTTTTTTAAAAGATATTTTAATAAAATATGAGGCTGAAGTTTTGCGTTTTTTCTTTTTATCTACTCATTATCGGCATCCTATTTATTATACTGAAGAAAATTTAAAAAAATCTCAAATATCATTAAAATATTTATATATGACATTGTATGGTACAAAGCCTGTATTTGATCCTGTAGAAGGTTTAAATTTTGAAATGGATTTTTATAAAGCTTTGAATGATGATTTTAATACACCTCAAGCGTTTTCTGTTTTATTTAAATTAGCTCGAAAAATTAATTATTTAAAAAAAATAGATTTGTCTAAATCAAATTTTTTTGCTTTTAGATTACAAAAATTAGCTGGTTGTTTAGGTTTTTTGTTGAATACATCACGATTTTTCTTACAAAAAACACCATTTCTTGATAAGAAAACTATAGAAAAAATCGAATTTTTAATTGAAAAAAGAAATTTTGCCAGAAAATCAAAGTTATGGAAAGAAGCTGATAAATTACGTGATGAATTGACAAAATTAAATGTCTTTTTAGAAGATTTTCCTGAAAAAACCTTATGGTATTTCAAAAAATAA
- the ybeD gene encoding DUF493 family protein YbeD, with the protein MKTKLREMLKFPCFFTYKIIGLAQPELVDQIIKVIQIQIPGDYTPQVKSSNRGNYLSVSITICAKNFEQIETLYHDISKINMVRMVL; encoded by the coding sequence ATGAAGACAAAATTACGAGAAATGTTAAAATTCCCTTGTTTTTTTACTTATAAGATCATTGGTTTAGCACAACCCGAACTTGTTGATCAAATAATAAAAGTCATTCAAATTCAGATTCCTGGAGATTATACACCTCAAGTAAAATCAAGTAATAGAGGTAATTATCTTTCTGTTTCCATTACAATATGTGCAAAAAATTTTGAGCAAATTGAAACGTTGTATCATGATATTAGTAAAATAAATATGGTTAGAATGGTTTTATAA
- the cspE gene encoding transcription antiterminator/RNA stability regulator CspE encodes MSKIKGNVKWFNESKGFGFITPEDGSKDVFVHFSAIQSNGFKTLAEGQSVEFEITEGAKGPSAANVISL; translated from the coding sequence ATGTCCAAGATTAAAGGTAATGTTAAGTGGTTTAATGAATCTAAAGGGTTTGGCTTTATTACTCCGGAAGATGGAAGTAAAGATGTATTTGTTCACTTCTCAGCTATACAAAGTAATGGATTTAAAACTCTAGCAGAAGGTCAAAGTGTTGAATTTGAAATTACTGAGGGAGCAAAAGGGCCATCTGCTGCTAATGTTATTAGTTTATAG
- the aroE gene encoding shikimate dehydrogenase — MCKLEKFNYALFGNPIDHSESPKIHNFFSVQTGILHTYKAINIPLDQFSSVVSDFFKKNVKGANVTAPFKKEAYFFSNKLTERAKIAQSVNTLKKINNKCILGDNTDGVGLLSDLVRLKFIKKNFSILILGAGGAVKGVLLPLLSLGCSIYILNRTVLNANNLVKQFYKYGKIYVFEEKVFKKQNFDLVINAMSRNTKKKNFAPLSLISSKTFFYDMNYSTENTPFIDWCSKIGADSISNGIGMLVFQAAYSFLEWHDVFPETNYVIDALSIN; from the coding sequence ATGTGCAAACTTGAAAAATTTAATTATGCTTTATTTGGAAATCCTATTGATCATAGTGAATCTCCTAAAATACACAATTTTTTTTCTGTACAGACAGGTATTTTACATACTTATAAAGCCATTAATATTCCACTAGATCAATTTTCTTCAGTAGTTTCTGACTTTTTTAAAAAAAATGTTAAAGGTGCTAATGTTACAGCACCTTTTAAAAAAGAAGCGTATTTTTTTTCTAATAAGTTAACTGAAAGAGCAAAGATTGCTCAATCTGTAAATACCTTAAAGAAGATCAATAATAAATGTATTTTAGGAGATAATACTGATGGTGTAGGATTGTTGTCTGATTTAGTTAGATTAAAGTTTATAAAAAAAAATTTTTCTATATTAATACTTGGTGCAGGAGGTGCTGTTAAAGGAGTTCTTTTACCACTTTTATCATTAGGATGTTCAATTTATATTTTGAATCGAACTGTTTTAAATGCTAATAATTTAGTTAAACAATTTTATAAGTATGGAAAAATTTATGTTTTTGAAGAAAAAGTTTTTAAAAAACAAAATTTTGATTTAGTCATTAATGCTATGTCAAGAAATACTAAGAAAAAAAATTTCGCACCATTATCTTTGATTTCTTCTAAAACTTTTTTTTATGACATGAATTATAGTACAGAAAATACACCTTTTATTGATTGGTGTTCTAAAATAGGAGCAGATTCCATTTCTAATGGAATAGGAATGTTAGTTTTTCAAGCAGCTTATTCTTTTTTAGAATGGCATGATGTATTTCCAGAAACAAATTATGTTATTGATGCTTTAAGCATAAACTAA
- a CDS encoding Sua5/YciO/YrdC/YwlC family protein, producing the protein MLYDKKIIAYPTEAMFGLGCDPSSEKAVKRLLDLKKRSIKKGLILVASNYNQIKMYINENKLSVQQKKMMFFYWPGPYTFLVPANSLVPYWLTGEFDTIAVRISAHLSIIKLCNVFGKALISTSANFSNMSPCLTQEDVFKNFGKDFPLLCGHIGNERHPSKIINVINGKLIRYVQT; encoded by the coding sequence ATGCTATATGATAAAAAAATCATTGCATATCCTACAGAAGCAATGTTTGGATTAGGATGTGATCCTAGTAGTGAAAAAGCTGTTAAAAGGCTATTAGATTTAAAAAAGAGAAGTATAAAAAAAGGATTAATATTAGTTGCTTCAAATTATAATCAAATCAAAATGTATATTAATGAAAATAAATTATCGGTACAACAAAAAAAAATGATGTTTTTTTATTGGCCTGGACCTTATACATTTTTAGTTCCTGCGAATTCTTTAGTTCCTTATTGGTTGACTGGTGAATTTGATACAATAGCTGTTCGCATAAGTGCTCATTTAAGCATAATTAAGTTATGCAATGTTTTTGGAAAAGCATTAATATCTACAAGTGCTAATTTTTCAAACATGTCTCCATGTCTTACTCAAGAGGATGTTTTTAAAAATTTTGGAAAAGATTTTCCATTATTATGTGGTCATATCGGAAATGAACGTCATCCTTCTAAAATAATCAATGTTATTAATGGAAAATTAATTCGTTATGTGCAAACTTGA
- a CDS encoding DUF494 family protein gives MFEILIYLFETYVHSESEISIDYESLTNDLSDIGFQSKDIYKALHWLKNLSCCKKNIISSINLSLNHTTTRIYTKEEEFKLNSDCRGFILFLEQLEILTLDTREIIIEKIMALDISCLNLEDLKWIVLIILFNIPGCEIVYRKLENLLFNFKTEIVH, from the coding sequence ATGTTTGAAATATTAATATATTTATTTGAAACTTATGTTCATAGTGAATCAGAAATTTCTATTGATTATGAAAGTTTAACTAATGATTTGTCGGATATAGGTTTTCAATCAAAAGATATTTATAAAGCTTTACATTGGTTGAAAAATTTATCTTGCTGTAAAAAAAATATAATTTCATCAATTAACTTATCTTTAAATCATACTACAACTCGAATTTATACTAAAGAAGAAGAATTTAAATTAAATTCTGATTGTCGTGGTTTTATACTTTTTTTAGAACAGTTAGAAATATTAACATTAGATACACGCGAGATAATTATTGAAAAAATTATGGCTTTAGATATTAGTTGCTTAAATCTTGAGGATTTAAAATGGATTGTTTTAATTATATTGTTTAACATTCCAGGATGTGAAATTGTTTATAGAAAACTTGAAAATTTATTATTTAATTTTAAGACAGAAATTGTTCATTAA
- the def gene encoding peptide deformylase, which produces MSVLKILQYPDQRLRLIAKPIKKITKEIHNIANNMIDTMYQEEGIGLAAIQVNIQLQIIVINKINQKEDHLILINPKIIERKGSISIEEGCLSIPEYRAFVPRFNYIKIQALNLNGDKKEIEADSILSICIQHEIDHLNGKLFIDYLSELKKERILKRINKIKKRIKQ; this is translated from the coding sequence ATGTCTGTTTTAAAAATACTACAATATCCTGACCAAAGATTAAGACTCATCGCTAAACCTATTAAAAAAATAACTAAAGAAATACATAACATTGCAAATAACATGATAGATACCATGTATCAAGAGGAAGGAATTGGTTTAGCGGCAATACAAGTAAATATTCAATTACAAATAATTGTAATTAATAAAATCAATCAAAAAGAAGATCATTTAATTCTTATCAATCCAAAAATCATTGAAAGAAAAGGCAGTATCAGTATTGAAGAAGGATGTTTATCAATTCCAGAATATCGTGCTTTTGTACCACGTTTTAATTATATCAAAATTCAAGCTTTAAATTTAAATGGAGATAAAAAAGAAATAGAAGCAGATTCAATTCTGTCAATTTGTATACAACATGAAATAGATCATTTAAATGGAAAACTATTTATAGATTATCTTTCTGAACTTAAAAAAGAAAGAATTTTAAAAAGAATCAATAAAATTAAAAAAAGAATAAAACAATAA
- the fmt gene encoding methionyl-tRNA formyltransferase yields the protein MKKLKIIFAGTSYFSMKYLNELIESKHEVIAVITQPDRPSGRGQKITFSPVKILSIKKNIPFFQPLELNNEKIQNEIFNLNADIMIVVSYGKLIPKKILNMFPKGCINVHTSLLPRWRGATPIQSAILFGDKETGISIIKMNEKIDTGTIINSVKCNISSEDTTETLTFKLIEIGIQALLETLYFINKNIVFEKKQNEKNATFSKKICKKDALLNWNTEAYLLERLIRAFNPWPICYFIINQTRIRVWKANVIQNIKKSANIGEILSFDKYGIQINTAHQILNLQKIQFPGKKITNIEKIVFSKKDWFNVGKII from the coding sequence TTGAAAAAACTAAAAATTATTTTTGCCGGAACGTCATATTTTTCTATGAAATATTTAAATGAATTAATAGAATCTAAACACGAAGTAATAGCTGTAATTACTCAACCTGATCGTCCTTCGGGAAGAGGTCAAAAAATAACTTTTTCTCCTGTAAAAATATTATCTATAAAAAAAAATATTCCTTTTTTTCAACCATTAGAATTAAATAATGAGAAAATACAAAATGAAATATTCAATCTTAATGCAGATATTATGATAGTAGTTTCCTATGGAAAACTAATACCAAAAAAAATACTAAATATGTTTCCAAAAGGTTGCATTAATGTTCATACTTCTTTATTGCCTAGATGGAGAGGCGCAACTCCCATTCAATCAGCAATTTTATTTGGAGATAAAGAAACAGGTATAAGTATTATTAAAATGAATGAAAAAATAGATACTGGAACTATAATAAATTCAGTTAAATGTAATATTTCATCTGAAGATACAACTGAAACATTAACATTTAAATTAATTGAAATTGGAATTCAAGCATTATTAGAAACTTTATATTTTATAAATAAAAACATTGTTTTTGAAAAAAAACAAAATGAAAAAAATGCAACTTTTTCAAAAAAAATATGTAAAAAAGATGCTTTACTAAATTGGAATACTGAAGCGTATCTTTTAGAAAGATTAATACGTGCTTTCAATCCTTGGCCTATCTGCTACTTTATAATAAATCAAACACGAATAAGAGTATGGAAAGCAAACGTTATACAAAATATTAAAAAAAGTGCTAATATAGGAGAAATTCTTTCTTTTGACAAATATGGAATTCAAATAAATACAGCTCATCAAATATTAAACCTTCAAAAAATACAATTTCCTGGAAAAAAAATTACAAATATAGAAAAAATAGTTTTTTCTAAGAAAGATTGGTTTAATGTAGGAAAAATTATCTAA
- the rplQ gene encoding 50S ribosomal protein L17 has product MRHRKIGRKLNCKSNHRNAIFKNMACSLILNEIIKTTLAKAKELRRIVEPMITLSKIDSVAHRRLLFSRIRNNEVVAKLFKKIGPVFYNRSGGYTRILKCGFRSGDKAPMAYIELVDRVKKNEEKKKLLSNKTPIKNN; this is encoded by the coding sequence ATGCGCCATCGAAAAATTGGTCGTAAATTAAACTGTAAGAGTAATCATCGTAATGCCATATTCAAAAACATGGCCTGTTCGTTGATTCTTAATGAGATTATTAAAACTACATTAGCAAAAGCAAAAGAATTACGAAGAATTGTGGAACCTATGATTACTCTATCTAAAATAGATAGCGTAGCACATAGAAGGTTGTTATTTTCTCGTATTCGTAATAATGAAGTAGTCGCTAAATTATTTAAAAAAATAGGTCCTGTTTTTTATAATAGATCAGGTGGTTATACTCGTATTTTAAAGTGTGGATTCCGATCTGGAGACAAGGCACCTATGGCTTATATTGAGTTAGTTGATCGTGTTAAAAAAAATGAAGAAAAAAAGAAATTGTTGAGTAATAAAACTCCTATAAAAAATAATTAA